In Kwoniella dejecticola CBS 10117 chromosome 6, complete sequence, a genomic segment contains:
- a CDS encoding ATP-dependent Clp endopeptidase, proteolytic subunit ClpP, translating into MSRLAASLLRPTLSTAVAGPSRISAKRAFGILPNFTEHASRSQLDPASNPVVRDSLVPIVVEQTARGERSYDIYSRLLRERVIFLGPVNSVDSTLLTAQLLFLEAEDPTRPIKLYINSPGGVVTSGLAIYDTMQYISPPVHTFCLGQAASMGSLLLAGGEKGHRYALKNSSVMIHQPSGGAQGQATDIALHAKEILRIRAALTDIYADHCTKPDEARDTARERFEKALERDYYMTADEAVDFGIVDKIVTRRSDGQITEEEKR; encoded by the exons ATGTCACGACTGGCCGCCTCTCTGTTGAGACCGACACTGAGTACAGCAGTTGCCGGCCCTTCGAGGATATCAGCCAAACGAGCTTTCGGTATATTACCGAATTTTACTGAACATGCCTCTCGGTCACAATTGGATCCAGCTTCTAATCCAGTAGTCAGAGATAGTCTGGTCCCAATCGTCGTTGAACAAACA GCAAGAGGAGAACGGAGCTATGATATATATTCTAGGTTATTGCGAGAACGAGTTATATTTCTTGGACCG GTCAACTCGGTAGATTCCACTCTCTTAACAGCTCAACTATTGTTCCtagaagctgaagatcccACTCGACCGATCAAGCTGTATATCAACTCTCCAGGTGGCGTGGTGACTTCGGGACTGGCGATCTACGATACGATGCAGTACATCTCGCCGCCTGTACATACTTTCTGTCTGGGTCAAGCAGCCAGTATGGGCAGTCTGTTGTTGGCTGGTGGTGAGAAGGGTCATAGGTACGCGCTGAAGAATAGTAGCGTCATGATACATC AACCGTCCGGAGgagctcaaggtcaagcaACAGATATAGCTTTACACGCCAAAGAGATCTTGCGTATACGAGCGGCCTTGACCGATATATACGCGGATCACTGTACCAAGCCCGACGAAGCGCGGGATACTGCTCGAGAACGATTCGAGAAAGCGTTAGAACGAGATTATTATATGACGGCGGACGAGGCTGTAGATTTTGGGATAGTGGATAAGATTGTGACTCGTCGATCAGACGGTCAAATCaccgaggaggagaagcggtGA
- a CDS encoding acetolactate synthase, small subunit yields MSARALSSSLRGKYSSKTVTNVAVRWSSSTAPAQAKGQAAPKSIDDSTSALDYKIHRTSKRLPHLVNPNPRTPSAEEAVTNILYNTPPPSNEPYKRHLLNCLVQNEPGVLSRVSGILAGRGFNIDSLVVCQTEIRDLSRMCIVLKGQDGVIEQARRQLEDLVPVWAVLDYTKTSVIERELLLAKVSILGPEFAENQLSSSVPDQSFENALENPSTPGFVPADGSAEKLQREQALARSFEDSDQPQSHPQSLYPSRRSEISASEALIAKNLHLSAIKTLSDQFHGKVVDVSENSCIVELTAKSSRIDAFLSLMRPFGVLEAARSGVMVLPRTPIPRYGEEDEAVAEKEEIDVSMLPPG; encoded by the exons ATGTCAGCTAGAGCTCTATCTTCGTCTTTAAGAGGTAAATACTCCTCAAAAACAGTGACGAATGTCGCTGTGCGATGGTCCTCTTCAACAGCACCTGCTCAAGCTAAAGGTCAGGCGGCCCCGAAATCCATTGACGATAGTACGAGTGCCCTCGact ATAAAATCCACAGAACAAGTAAAAGATTACCGCACCTCGTCAACCCTAATCCCCGAACTCCTTCCGCCGAAGAAGCAGTAACCAACATCCTTTACAACACTCCTCCGCCGTCCAATGAACCTTACAAGAG ACACTTGCTCAATTGTTTAGTCCAGAATGAACCGGGAGTGCTTTCTAGAGTATCCGGTATCTTGGCTGGACGAGGGTTCAACATCG ACTCTCTTGTCGTATGTCAAACCGAGATCCGAGATCTATCGCGAATGTGCATCGTCCTGAAAGGCCAAGATGGCGTGATTGAACAAGCTCGAAGGCAACTCGAGGATCTG GTCCCCGTATGGGCCGTATTGGACTACACCAAAACCTCAGTGATCGAGCGTGAACTCCTCCTTGCCAAAGTATCCATCCTAGGCCCCGAATTCGCCGAGAACCAActatcctcttctgtccCTGACCAATCCTTCGAGAACGCCCTCGAGAACCCCTCCACGCCAGGCTTCGTTCCCGCCGACGGATCCGCTGAGAAACTCCAAAGAGAACAAGCCCTCGCTCGTTCTTTCGAAGACTCGGATCAACCTCAATCCCATCCTCAATCGCTCTACCCCTCCCGACGATCGGAGATTTCCGCATCGGAAGCGTTGATAGCTAAGAACCTGCATTTGTCGGCTATCAAGACCCTCTCGGACCAGTTCCACGGGAAAGTAGTGGACGTGTCGGAGAACTCGTGTATCGTTGAATTGACCGCTAAGAGTTCGAGGATCGATGCGTtcttgagtctgatgagACCGTTCGGGGTCCTCGAAGCTGCTCGATCTG GTGTGATGGTTCTCCCCCGAACGCCTATCCCGCGATACggcgaggaagacgaagctgtagctgagaaagaggagatcgacgTATCTATGCTCCCTCCCGGATAG
- a CDS encoding U6 snRNA-associated Sm-like protein LSm6: protein MSSASPQPEEAAAPAGSPSEFLKNIVGKRVKVRIGSGVDYHGLLTCLDGYMNVALEETEEWANGRKTAEYGDCFLRGNNVLYISALEEL, encoded by the exons ATGAGCTCAGCATCACCACagcctgaagaagctgctgctcCAGCTGGGTCGCCGTCGGAATTTCTCAAGAACATCGTTGGAAAGAGGGTGAAAGTCAGGATAGGCAGTGGGGTCGATTATCATG GTCTTCTTACATGTCTGGATGGGTATATGAATGTAGCGTTggaagagacggaagaaTGGGCAAATGGGAGGAAGACGGCAGAGTATGGTGATTGTTTCCTTCGAGGAAACAATG TGCTCTATATTTCCGCTTTGGAAGAGTTATGA